One Desulfobacterales bacterium genomic window carries:
- the tcuA gene encoding FAD-dependent tricarballylate dehydrogenase TcuA, which produces MASTPHDADTLSQTFDLLVIGGGNAALCAAMTAQAAGARVLLLESAPIEFRGGNSRHTRNLRYMHERGNDHLTGPYLEDEFWDDLNRVTGGQTNEELARVTIRQSNNVGEWMTLHGVNFQPAMRGTLHLARTNGFFLGGGKALINAYYRTAAKLGVRILYDAEVTDLEIQDGLFKSATFVSRGLTQKVRTKAVVLASGGFQANLDWLKEYWGPPADNFIIRGTPYNKGRMLRVLLDQGAKPVGDPRQCHAVAIDARAPKFDGGIVTRLDCVPFGIVVNKEARRFYDEGEEFWPKRYAIWGRLVAQQPDQIAYAVIDSKSIDLFMPSVFPPIEAASIEEMAAKMELDPAALKETVAAFNGAVRPGRFDSNDLDDCTTVGLEPAKSHWARPLDRPPYYGYPLRPGITFTYLGVTVNDRAQVILQDDRPAANIFAAGEIMAGNILGKGYMAGFGMTIGTVFGRIAGKEAARHVLS; this is translated from the coding sequence TCGAAAGCGCTCCTATAGAATTTCGAGGCGGCAACAGCCGCCATACCCGCAACCTGCGCTACATGCACGAACGCGGAAACGACCACCTGACCGGGCCCTACCTTGAAGACGAATTCTGGGACGACCTGAATCGTGTCACCGGGGGCCAGACCAATGAGGAACTGGCGCGCGTTACCATCCGCCAATCCAACAATGTCGGTGAATGGATGACCCTGCATGGTGTAAACTTCCAACCGGCCATGCGCGGAACGCTTCACCTGGCCCGCACCAACGGTTTTTTTCTCGGCGGAGGCAAAGCCCTGATAAACGCCTATTATCGCACGGCTGCAAAACTGGGGGTCCGGATCCTGTACGATGCAGAGGTCACGGACCTGGAGATTCAGGACGGACTGTTTAAATCGGCAACGTTTGTGTCCCGGGGGCTTACTCAAAAAGTCCGGACAAAAGCGGTTGTATTGGCTTCGGGCGGATTTCAGGCAAACCTTGACTGGTTGAAGGAATACTGGGGGCCGCCGGCGGACAATTTTATTATCCGCGGCACACCCTACAATAAAGGCCGCATGCTGCGGGTTCTGCTGGACCAAGGCGCCAAGCCCGTCGGAGACCCCCGCCAGTGTCATGCTGTGGCGATTGACGCCCGCGCGCCAAAATTTGACGGCGGGATCGTCACGCGACTCGATTGCGTACCCTTCGGCATCGTCGTCAACAAAGAAGCCCGGCGTTTTTACGACGAGGGCGAAGAGTTCTGGCCCAAACGATACGCCATCTGGGGGCGCCTGGTCGCCCAGCAGCCTGATCAGATAGCTTATGCCGTCATCGATTCAAAATCGATTGATTTATTTATGCCGTCCGTTTTCCCCCCCATCGAGGCTGCCTCCATCGAAGAAATGGCTGCCAAAATGGAACTAGATCCGGCCGCCCTCAAAGAAACCGTAGCGGCTTTCAACGGAGCCGTACGGCCCGGCCGGTTCGATTCCAATGACCTGGACGACTGCACGACCGTGGGCTTGGAACCGGCCAAGAGTCACTGGGCCCGGCCGCTGGACCGACCGCCCTACTACGGCTACCCCCTCAGGCCCGGTATTACGTTCACCTACCTGGGGGTCACCGTCAACGACCGCGCCCAGGTAATCCTGCAGGATGATCGGCCGGCTGCAAACATCTTCGCGGCCGGCGAAATCATGGCCGGCAACATTTTGGGAAAAGGTTACATGGCGGGTTTCGGGATGACCATCGGCACTGTTTTTGGCCGCATCGCCGGAAAGGAGGCCGCGCGCCATGTCCTCTCCTGA
- the tcuB gene encoding tricarballylate utilization 4Fe-4S protein TcuB → MSSPEMLKEADRVMVICNSCRYCEGFCAVFPAMERRRTFTAHDLKYLANLCHNCRDCYYACQYAPPHEFDVNVPKTLAELRLETYREFTWPGVFKGLFRQNGLAVALVTTLSVLLVLLLTFLSKGPAAVFAIHSGENAFYQIISYWAIVIPLSALGLFVLTTLLKGIANFWRETGGTPGELFSPQANAQAIWDVLQLKYLDGGGHGCNYPDDRFSFIRKWFHHFVFYGFILCFISTTIAAIYDHFLHWPAPYPFWSWPVVLGTMGGVALLIGTVGLLVLKLKMDPSPAAPRAFSMDIAFLSLLFLTSLTGLLLLVFRETGAMGILLAVHLGIVVGLFITMPYGKFIHAAYRYAALARNANEKLAEDRLAVDPTQNKA, encoded by the coding sequence ATGTCCTCTCCTGAGATGCTGAAAGAAGCTGATCGCGTAATGGTGATCTGCAATTCCTGCCGCTACTGCGAGGGCTTTTGCGCGGTTTTCCCGGCCATGGAACGTCGCAGAACATTTACGGCGCACGATCTGAAATATTTAGCCAACCTGTGTCACAATTGCCGCGATTGTTATTACGCCTGTCAGTATGCCCCGCCGCATGAATTTGATGTAAACGTCCCCAAAACACTTGCGGAACTGCGGCTGGAAACCTATCGGGAATTCACCTGGCCGGGCGTTTTTAAGGGTCTCTTCAGGCAAAACGGATTGGCAGTCGCGCTGGTAACGACCCTTAGCGTTTTGCTCGTTCTGTTGCTGACCTTCCTCTCCAAAGGGCCTGCTGCCGTCTTTGCCATTCACTCGGGCGAAAACGCTTTTTACCAGATCATATCCTATTGGGCCATCGTAATCCCCCTGTCCGCCCTGGGGCTTTTTGTCCTGACAACCCTTTTGAAGGGAATTGCCAATTTCTGGCGTGAAACCGGCGGGACGCCGGGTGAATTGTTCTCCCCCCAAGCAAATGCACAGGCGATTTGGGATGTATTGCAACTGAAATACCTGGACGGCGGCGGCCATGGGTGCAACTATCCCGATGACCGCTTCAGCTTTATCCGAAAATGGTTTCACCATTTTGTGTTTTACGGATTCATCCTTTGTTTTATTTCAACCACGATCGCCGCGATATACGATCATTTTCTGCACTGGCCTGCGCCTTACCCGTTTTGGAGCTGGCCGGTCGTACTGGGAACCATGGGCGGGGTCGCTCTGCTGATCGGCACGGTGGGATTGCTGGTTTTAAAGCTGAAGATGGATCCGTCGCCGGCCGCGCCGCGAGCCTTCAGCATGGATATCGCTTTCTTGTCGCTGCTGTTTTTAACGAGCCTGACAGGCCTGCTGCTGCTGGTTTTTCGGGAGACAGGGGCGATGGGAATCCTGCTGGCAGTTCATCTTGGCATCGTTGTCGGGCTTTTTATCACAATGCCCTACGGAAAATTCATTCACGCGGCCTATCGCTACGCTGCCCTTGCCCGTAATGCAAATGAGAAGCTGGCGGAAGACAGGTTGGCCGTCGATCCGACACAAAATAAAGCGTAA
- a CDS encoding PrpF domain-containing protein produces MKKIPISIYRGGTSRAIFFHEKDLPGSIDEQDRIIMQAIGSGHSLQVDGLGGGYPQTSKCAIIGPPTVPKADVDYTFVYPGVIQKIADRKGNCGNISSAVGPFCVNEGLVAATGDQASVVIFNTNTKALLRATFATRKGRFYPKGDYSIDGAPGSGSRIVLEFLSNPERTLLPTGNIRERLDVPGVSPELEVTIIQAGNLAVFCSMAALGINGDPVQWEKDPELWQKMEAVRGAAAVRLGMAKTPEEARLKTPAVPKVLAVRPPQPYKDVLGGQQTGESHQFMILTAAMGVMHRSIAVTGSVATAAAAVLPGSVVYEMRHGEGPEVVIGHPSGQIALTAELDEKDGKWQARKIALNRTAREIMKGVVFIEESED; encoded by the coding sequence ATGAAAAAAATTCCCATTTCAATTTATCGGGGCGGCACTTCCCGGGCGATTTTTTTCCATGAAAAGGATTTGCCTGGGAGTATTGACGAACAGGACCGGATCATCATGCAGGCCATCGGCTCCGGGCATTCGCTCCAGGTCGATGGGTTGGGGGGCGGATACCCGCAGACATCCAAATGTGCGATCATCGGCCCGCCCACTGTTCCTAAAGCGGATGTCGACTATACCTTTGTTTATCCGGGGGTGATTCAGAAGATTGCAGACCGAAAGGGAAACTGCGGCAACATATCTTCGGCGGTGGGGCCCTTTTGTGTTAATGAGGGGCTGGTTGCGGCAACGGGTGACCAGGCGTCGGTGGTGATATTTAACACCAACACCAAGGCGCTCTTGCGGGCCACATTTGCGACACGCAAGGGGCGCTTTTATCCCAAAGGTGATTACAGCATCGACGGCGCCCCCGGCAGCGGGTCCCGCATTGTGCTTGAATTTTTAAGCAACCCGGAACGGACCCTGCTCCCCACCGGGAATATTCGGGAAAGGCTGGATGTTCCCGGGGTGTCTCCGGAACTGGAGGTTACCATCATCCAGGCGGGGAATCTGGCGGTTTTCTGCTCCATGGCGGCGCTGGGCATCAACGGAGATCCGGTCCAGTGGGAAAAGGATCCCGAACTCTGGCAAAAGATGGAGGCGGTTCGCGGGGCAGCGGCCGTACGTCTGGGAATGGCGAAAACTCCGGAGGAAGCCCGCCTGAAAACACCGGCAGTTCCCAAAGTGCTGGCGGTGCGGCCGCCGCAGCCTTACAAGGACGTGCTGGGCGGACAACAAACCGGCGAAAGTCATCAGTTCATGATTTTAACGGCAGCCATGGGGGTGATGCACCGTTCCATTGCCGTTACCGGATCGGTTGCCACAGCCGCTGCTGCCGTATTGCCCGGCAGCGTTGTTTACGAAATGCGCCATGGTGAGGGACCGGAGGTCGTCATCGGCCATCCCTCCGGGCAGATCGCGCTGACCGCCGAACTTGATGAAAAGGATGGAAAGTGGCAGGCCCGGAAGATCGCTTTGAATCGAACGGCTCGTGAAATCATGAAAGGAGTTGTGTTTATTGAAGAAAGCGAGGACTGA
- a CDS encoding gamma-glutamyltransferase family protein codes for MKNFSYEFPYPSQRMPVFAKNVVATSQPLAAQAGLRMLLKGGNAVDAALASAIALTVVEPASNGLGSDAFAIVWDGHELQGLNASGRSPRAWTPARFAGLTQMPQLGWDAVTVPGAVDAWVKLSERFGKLPFGDLFEPAIHYARTGFLVSPKTAAKWAQTPQLYKDYPDFSAAFLPNGKAPGIDEMFRFPHQADTLAEIAASRGESFYRGELAKRIVAYANKTGGAMTEADLAQHQSDWVAPISQEYDGVYLNEIPPNGQGLAALIALGILKHHNIGRYPVDSADSLHLQFEAMKIAFAEAHRHIADPAHMQVDTLAFLDGDFLSQRAAEIDIHHAKLYRSGLPAEKGTVYLTAADENGMMVSMIQSNYNGFGSGIVVPGTGISMQNRASGFTLESGHPNQVGGGKRPFHTIIPGFVMKDNKPLMSFGVMGGAMQAQGHVQVMIRLFDYGQNPQAASDAPRWHVFNDGSVALEGGFSASVVEELTRRGHQIILGQPGSLFGGAQLICRLDDGYCAASDHRKDGQAVGF; via the coding sequence ATGAAAAATTTTTCATATGAATTCCCCTACCCCTCCCAACGCATGCCGGTCTTTGCCAAAAATGTCGTGGCGACTTCCCAGCCATTGGCCGCCCAGGCCGGGCTACGTATGCTGCTTAAAGGCGGCAACGCCGTGGACGCCGCCCTTGCAAGCGCCATTGCCCTCACCGTGGTCGAGCCTGCCAGCAACGGGCTCGGCAGCGATGCCTTTGCCATTGTCTGGGATGGACACGAACTCCAGGGGTTGAACGCCTCCGGCCGCTCGCCCCGGGCCTGGACACCCGCGCGTTTTGCCGGTTTAACCCAAATGCCGCAATTGGGCTGGGATGCGGTAACAGTTCCCGGCGCGGTGGATGCATGGGTTAAACTTTCCGAGCGATTCGGTAAACTTCCTTTTGGCGACCTGTTTGAACCGGCCATCCACTACGCCCGCACCGGTTTTCTGGTGTCTCCCAAAACCGCCGCCAAGTGGGCGCAAACGCCGCAGCTTTACAAAGATTATCCTGATTTTAGCGCCGCCTTTTTGCCGAACGGCAAAGCGCCGGGCATCGATGAAATGTTCCGGTTTCCCCATCAGGCAGACACCCTGGCGGAAATTGCCGCTTCCCGGGGAGAATCTTTTTACCGGGGCGAATTGGCCAAACGGATTGTCGCCTATGCCAATAAAACCGGGGGAGCCATGACGGAAGCGGACCTGGCCCAGCACCAATCCGACTGGGTAGCGCCCATCTCCCAGGAATACGATGGCGTCTATCTTAACGAAATCCCCCCCAACGGTCAGGGGCTGGCCGCCCTCATCGCGCTTGGCATCTTGAAACATCACAACATCGGCCGATACCCGGTCGATTCCGCCGACAGCCTTCATCTGCAGTTTGAAGCCATGAAAATCGCTTTTGCCGAGGCCCATCGCCATATTGCCGATCCGGCCCACATGCAGGTGGACACCCTTGCCTTTCTTGACGGCGATTTTCTGTCACAACGGGCAGCCGAGATCGATATCCATCACGCCAAGCTTTACCGTTCAGGGCTGCCTGCGGAAAAGGGTACGGTGTATTTAACCGCCGCCGATGAAAACGGCATGATGGTTTCGATGATCCAGTCAAACTACAACGGATTCGGTTCCGGCATCGTGGTGCCGGGAACCGGCATCAGCATGCAAAATCGCGCTTCCGGGTTCACGCTGGAATCGGGCCATCCCAACCAGGTCGGCGGCGGCAAACGCCCATTTCATACCATCATCCCGGGCTTTGTCATGAAAGATAATAAACCGCTCATGAGTTTCGGCGTCATGGGGGGAGCCATGCAGGCCCAGGGCCATGTCCAGGTGATGATCCGGCTATTCGACTACGGGCAAAATCCCCAAGCCGCTTCAGACGCCCCGCGCTGGCATGTGTTTAATGACGGCAGCGTCGCCCTCGAAGGGGGGTTTTCAGCTTCGGTTGTGGAAGAACTCACCCGCCGGGGCCATCAAATCATACTGGGTCAGCCGGGCTCGCTTTTTGGCGGCGCCCAATTGATTTGCCGTCTGGACGATGGCTATTGTGCGGCCTCTGATCATCGCAAAGACGGACAGGCCGTCGGGTTTTAA
- a CDS encoding MFS transporter: MTGIVKVGTGAGQFAVPLMASFLITIYGWRTSYMIMGTAVLLLLVSIGQFLRRDPGQMGFLLDDAEKTPVGRPYATGNDLTLREVLRTQPFWTICFANLAAGFCLMSILVHIVPHAQDLGASAPKAAGVLATIGGVSMVGRFVSGVAVDRLGSRVIMMTCFFLLIGGLLWLQVARELWMLYLFAVIYGISHGGIFTAISPMVAEYFGTTSHGALFGIVVFSGTIGGPSARFWRDIFLTLLPVMVRLFGSLRCPAFWVL, encoded by the coding sequence ATGACCGGTATCGTTAAAGTCGGTACAGGTGCAGGGCAGTTCGCTGTTCCCCTCATGGCGAGTTTTCTTATCACAATTTATGGCTGGCGGACTTCCTACATGATTATGGGAACAGCCGTGCTGCTGCTTCTGGTTTCAATCGGCCAATTTCTCAGGCGGGATCCGGGCCAGATGGGTTTTTTGCTGGATGATGCGGAAAAAACACCGGTAGGCCGACCGTATGCGACCGGCAATGATCTAACTTTGCGCGAGGTGCTTCGAACCCAACCGTTCTGGACGATCTGCTTCGCCAACCTGGCGGCTGGTTTTTGCCTTATGAGTATCCTGGTGCACATCGTTCCACATGCCCAGGACCTGGGTGCATCCGCCCCAAAAGCCGCCGGTGTTCTTGCCACGATCGGAGGCGTCAGCATGGTCGGGCGCTTTGTGAGCGGGGTCGCCGTTGATCGCCTCGGCAGCAGAGTGATAATGATGACTTGTTTTTTCCTGCTTATCGGCGGGCTTTTATGGCTACAGGTCGCGCGGGAGCTGTGGATGTTGTATCTTTTTGCAGTGATTTACGGCATTTCCCACGGCGGTATTTTTACCGCCATTTCGCCCATGGTGGCCGAATATTTCGGGACAACCTCCCACGGCGCGCTTTTCGGCATCGTTGTTTTCAGCGGCACCATCGGCGGGCCATCGGCCCGTTTCTGGCGGGATATATTTTTGACATTACTTCCGGTTATGGTCCGGCTTTTTGGCTCTTTACGCTGTCCAGCGTTCTGGGTCTTGTAA